One region of Sylvia atricapilla isolate bSylAtr1 chromosome Z, bSylAtr1.pri, whole genome shotgun sequence genomic DNA includes:
- the LOC136373699 gene encoding C-C motif chemokine 21-like: protein MAHRPFLLLLLLLTAALLITQAQGIGSSASDCCLSHSQKTIPYGVVTSYRLQGPKMGCVLEAVVFTTKRNRNICASPNDDTVKKLMKHLDKKPKDAKNKNKKKVQTQRPRGRPKRQRRQRV, encoded by the exons ATGGCTCACcgccccttcctgctgctgctgctgctgctgactgccGCCCTCCTCATCACCCAGGCTCAAG GCATCGGAAGCTCAGCCTCAGACTGCTGCCTGAGCCACAGCCAGAAAACCATCCCCTATGGTGTGGTGACATCCTACCGCCTCCAGGGACCCAAGATGGGATGTGTTCTTGAGGCTGTTGT GTTCACCACCAAGAGGAACAGGAACATCTGTGCCTCTCCCAATGATGACACTGTCAAGAAGTTGATGAAGCACCTGGACAAGAAGCCCAAGGATGCcaagaacaagaacaagaagAAGGTGCAGACCCAGCGTCCTAGGGGCAGACCCAAGAGGCAGAGGCGGCAGCGGGTCTAA